One region of Asterias rubens chromosome 5, eAstRub1.3, whole genome shotgun sequence genomic DNA includes:
- the LOC117289876 gene encoding CDP-diacylglycerol--inositol 3-phosphatidyltransferase-like, with protein sequence MAENIFLFVPNLIGYARIILALIAFYYMRTDYVTATWCYLLSGLLDAFDGHAARMLNQGTKFGAMLDQLTDRCATMCLLVTLSVLYPDYMFWFQLSMIIDVASHWLHLHSSSMKGIANHKMIDMSGNPILRIYYTSRPVLFAMCAGNELFYSMMYLLYFTEGPLVPIVSFSIFRLILILSAPISLAKTAISLLHLITASQNMAIIDVAEREQRAAEKKE encoded by the exons ATGGctgaaaacatatttttgtttgtccCAAATCTCATCG GGTATGCCCGTATCATTCTTGCACTGATTGCATTCTATTACATGCGAACTGATTATGTAACTGCAACCTGGTGTTATCTACTGAGTGGTCTACTGGATGCGTTCGATGGCCACGCTGCCAGGATGCTCAATCAAG GAACCAAGTTTGGTGCCATGCTGGACCAATTAACAGACCGCTGTGCAACCATGTGTCTTCTAGTTACTCTTTCAGTCTTGTACCCTGACTACATGTTCTGGTTCCAGCTGAGTATGATCATTGATGTTGCTAGCCACTGGTTACATCTTCACAG CTCTAGCATGAAAGGAATAGCCAACCATAAGATGATTGACATGTCTGGAAACCCCATCCTGCGTATCTACTACACCTCCAGG CCCGTGCTGTTTGCCATGTGTGCTGGTAATGAGTTATTCTACAGCATGATGTACTTGCTCTACTTCACTGAAGGACCACTGG TTCCCATCGTGTCCTTCAGCATCTTCCGCCTGATCCTCATCTTATCTGCCCCAATCTCCCTGGCTAAGACGGCCATTAGCCTCCTCCATCTCATCACTGCCTCCCAGAACATGGCTATCATTGACGTCGCTGAAAGGGAGCAGAGGGCTGCAGAGAAGAAGGAATGA